The following are encoded together in the Oncorhynchus gorbuscha isolate QuinsamMale2020 ecotype Even-year linkage group LG03, OgorEven_v1.0, whole genome shotgun sequence genome:
- the LOC124032127 gene encoding microtubule-associated protein RP/EB family member 1-like isoform X2, protein MAVNVYSTSVTGDNLSRHDMLSWINESVQMNYSKIEQLCSGAAYCQFMDMLFPGCIPLKKVKFQAKLETEFLHNFKLLQTSFKKIGVDKIIPVDKLIKGKFQDNFEFVQWFKKLFDANYDGKEYDPVSARQGQDTAPTPNPGQVAPKPRKPSTAPMRSTTTVTKPPPKSAGSALRRPGAAGDMEREELSQEVSSLKAIVQDMEKERDFYFGKLRSIEVICQEVDGEADTTMQKIMDVLYATDEGFVIPDSDAEGEEPEEF, encoded by the exons ATGGCTGTGAACGTTTACTCTACATCTGTGACCGGCGACAACCTTAGTCGCCATGATATGCTTTCTTGGATCAACGAGTCTGTACAGATGAACTACTCCAAGATTGAGCAGTTGTGCTCAG GTGCTGCTTACTGTCAGTTCATGGACATGCTTTTCCCTGGATGCATACCATTGAAGAAGGTTAAATTCCAGGCCAAACTAGAGACTGAGTTCCTCCACAACTTCAAACTTCTACAGACCAGTTTTAAGAAGATTGGGGTTGACAAG ATCATTCCTGTTGATAAATTGATAAAAGGCAAGTTCCAGGACAACTTTGAGTTTGTGCAGTGGTTCAAGAAATTATTTGATGCCAACTACGATGGGAAGGAGTATGACCCGGTCAGTGCTCGCCAAGGCCAGGACACTGCTCCTACTCCCAACCCAGGACAGGTCGCACCCAAGCCCAGGAAACCCAGCACTG CTCCCATGAGGTCTACAACAACAGTGACCAAACCCCCGCCCAAGTCAGCAGGGAGTGCCTTGCGTAGGCCCGGAGCAGcaggagatatggagagggaggagCTATCCCAAGAG GTCAGTTCCCTGAAAGCCATTGTCCaggacatggagaaagagagagacttttATTTTGGAAAGCTGAGGTCCATTGAGGTCATCTGCCAAGAAGTGGATGGAGAGGCAGATACAACTATGCAGAAGATTATGGATGTTCTATATGCCACTGAT GAGGGGTTTGTTATTCCTGATTCCGATGCTGAAGGAGAAGAACCAGAAGAGTTCTGA
- the LOC124032126 gene encoding DNA (cytosine-5)-methyltransferase 3A-like isoform X2, translating into MATNVDLDQTPDATAEKCNSFELLDWLNKTLDIKFTRVEHISSGSCYCQLMDWIFPGCIDLSTVKFQAQDTSDFLHNYNILQAGFNKTGVTKTVPVEELINGKFQPNFIFLKWFKRFFQANLAGQVYNPVEARQGQDIQPAILRLHSPQTLHLKGHSSASHSPSQSGVLETDTEEEALGKYQRKSIIYEDIWRETYSWVGASTLGEIYAYCSLCDLNLNIYHSGLFDLKRHSQSKKHCKLSLAASDGTLTPEPGKSSQGSCSDLQPCSELVFRFIQANCVSGPSAAEDQVSNRYGRYVLGLQYPEDIVSACQKTPYCIYMYGGVVLGQTDTASVVLVGYFDVKEARHCIRLLDVLQPPDDDNAGEKTAAALVETLERFGLPAANLAALYSDGNGSASEPICSRLRELNTNMLVLSGLYGVADAACHAGVSELSTQAQELIVDIYSYYSSCSTKDDNLKELFSSISGTDGLTLPLTTCCLNFCMLVRKFLGMWTDLISHFSSCNEEDNIDNKAKLICTQLQDPKLRAIFMFLDQALEPLRVFQERLHHHEGSARADLVQILQDASGLLRSYASSFLCPQAVVLFLKERDAFLLKTTKFHLPGAELNVGGAVVEDFLCESSETGSEALQLLQEQALSFYTALTARVAEGLPLSDGVLRSMAQLLSPQGKLKVTGKAVGELGAKLGLCSSPEEISQLNKEFLEYQLADEGEGDEGENRCDGGVQNDSAAPSLEQHWSTVLKASGSTTIFRKLVLTLLAMPCPPLEAQKVFTQAVKNGDADQFADSVTESELDSIQKVDLTNDSTLSDNNSVNGLGRKKESRGRSRKIPSGVNYLNGTVKPCTVRLQKIINGPKNEEHTVFVEDDVIWTNTMEGNIRGIYGWESSLRQKPQARAVFQAGAGAWAKPQVLDNDSKNDQESEAVTPLKNENQTSTSNVSTPSRRAAKKGVDYQDGKGFPTGELVWGKVKSFSWWPGVVVLWKSNKTPPVSMRRVEWFGDGMFSEICTEKLLRFGAFAKGFCKNSYASLPTYKDALYQVLELAGERCEKSFLAAGNKQEELKLMLDWAHSGFQPTGPDGFNPPAPADLNAESSDSALSDYQPPAKKKYVNKKRPSSGNQVYSRGAMLQEVMKGKKIEEFCLSCGTPHIHTFHPLFEGSLCQKCKDNFIETLYTYDKDGYQSYCTVCCAGQEVILCGNASCCRCFCKDCLNFLVGDGTFNQLKDVDPWSCFMCLPSQCNGSLKLRPDWSVRVQQFFVNNSALKFQPHRIYPSIPTHQRRPIRVLSLFDGIATGYLVLKDLGFIIKRYIASEICGNSIAVGMIKHQGQIEHINDVRTITRKHLAEWGPFDLLIGGSPCNDLACVNPARKGLFEGTGRLFFEYYRMLTMMRPREDDDRPFFWLFENVVAMSGHDKADICRFLECNPILIDAVKVSPAHRARYFWGNLPGMNRPLATSLDDKYNKVRTITTKSNSIRQRKMGPLPVNFNGKEDSLWCTEMEKIFGFPKHYTDVNNMGQSQRQKLLGRSWSVPVIRHLFAPLKDYFACE; encoded by the exons ATGGCGACAAATGTGGACCTGGACCAGACCCCAGATGCCACTGCAGAGAAATGCAACAGTTTTGAACTGCTGGACTGGCTCAATAAGACCCTGGACATCAAATTCACCCGGGTGGAGCACATAAGCTCAG GTTCCTGCTACTGCCAGCTGATGGACTGGATCTTCCCTGGATGCATCGACCTCAGCACAGTGAAGTTTCAGGCCCAGGACACGTCAGACTTCCTCCACAACTACAATATCCTCCAAGCTGGCTTCAACAAGACTGGTGTCACCAAG ACTGTTCCAGTTGAGGAGCTGATAAACGGAAAGTTCCAGCCCAACTTCATATTCCTGAAGTGGTTCAAGAGGTTTTTCCAGGCTAACCTGGCAGGGCAGGTGTATAACCCTGTAGAGGCTCGCCAAGGCCAGGACATCCAGCCTGCCATATTGCGCTTACATTCTCCTCAGACACTTCACCTCAAGGGCCACAGTTCTGCCAGCCACAGTCCCAGTCAATCAG GGGTGTTGGAAACCGACACAGAGGAAGAAGCTTTAGGGAAGTATCAAAGGAAAAGTATTATTTATGAGGATATATGGAGGGAGACTTACTCCTGGGTGGGGGCCAGCACTCTGGGAGAGATCTATGCCTACTGCAGTCTGTGCGATCTTAACCTCAACATCTATCACTCAGGTCTGTTTGACCTGAAGCGTCACTCACAGTCCAAGAAGCACTGCAAGCTTTCCCTGGCTGCCAGTGATGGCACCCTAACGCCAGAGCCAGGGAAAAGCAGTCAGGGCAGCTGCAGTGACCTTCAACCCTGTAGTGAGTTGGTCTTTCGCTTCATTCAAGCCAACTGTGTCTCTGGTCCCTCCGCGGCTGAGGACCAAGTGTCTAACAGATACGGCCGGTATGTCCTGGGACTACAGTACCCAGAGGACATAGTGTCTGCCTGCCAAAAGACTCCTTACTGCATATACATGTACGGAGGAGTGGTGCTAGGGCAGACTGACACGGCTTCTGTAGTTCTAGTGGGGTATTTTGATGTAAAGGAAGCCAGGCACTGCATCAGGCTGTTGGATGTTCTGCAGCCTCCAGATGATGACAATGCTGGAGAGAAAACAGCTGCAGCTCTGGTGGAGACCTTGGAGAGGTTTGGGCTTCCTGCAGCTAACCTCGCTGCTCTCTACTCAGATGGTAATGGTTCTGCCTCAGAGCCAATATGCTCACGACTCAGGGAACTCAACACCAACATGTTGGTGCTAAGTGGGCTTTATGGAGTGGCTGATGCAGCCTGCCATGCTGGGGTGTCGGAGCTCTCCACTCAGGCCCAGGAGCTTATTGTAGATATCTACTCCTACTACTCCTCCTGCTCCACCAAGGATGACAACCTGAAGGAACTGTTTTCCAGCATTAGCGGTACTGATGGCCTCACCCTTCCCCTCACCACCTGCTGCCTTAACTTCTGCATGTTAGTCAGGAAGTTTTTGGGAATGTGGACCGATCTCATCTCCCACTTCAGCTCCTGTAATGAAGAGGATAACATAGATAATAAGGCTAAGCTGATCTGCACACAGCTGCAGGACCCCAAACTCAGGGCTATCTTCATGTTTCTGGACCAGGCCCTAGAGCCCCTCCGTGTCTTCCAGGAGCGACTGCATCACCATGAGGGCTCAGCCCGGGCTGACTTGGTGCAGATCCTACAGGATGCCAGCGGCCTCCTGCGCTCCTATGCCTCCAGTTTCCTCTGTCCTCAAGCCGTCGTGCTCTTCCTCAAGGAACGTGACGCCTTTCTCCTCAAGACCACAAAGTTCCACCTGCCAGGGGCAGAGCTGAATGTGggtggggctgtagtggaggacTTCCTGTGTGAGTCATCAGAGACAGGAAGTGAAGCACTGCAGTTATTACAGGAACAGGCTCTGTCCTTCTACACAGCGCTCACAGCCCGCGTGGCGGAGGGGCTGCCTCTTAGTGACGGTGTGTTGAGGAGCATGGCCCAGCTACTGAGCCCTCAGGGCAAGCTGAAAGTGACAGGGAAGGCTGTGGGAGAGCTGGGGGCCAAACTGGGGCTCTGCAGCTCACCTGAGGAAATCAGCCAGCTGAACAAGGAGTTCCTGGAATACCAGCTGGcagatgagggagagggggatgagggagaaaACAGATGTGATGGAGGGGTCCAGAATGACTCTGCAGCACCTTCACTGGAGCAACATTGGAGCACTGTGCTGAAGGCTTCTGGGTCGACCACCATCTTCAGGAAACTTGTTTTGACCCTCTTAGCCATGCCCTGCCCCCCACTTGAAGCTCAGAAAGTCTTCACACAG GCTGTGAAGAATGGGGATGCTGACCAGTTCGctgacagtgtgacagagagtgAGCTGGACTCCATTCAGAAAGTAGACCTTACCAATGATAGCACTCTCTCAGACAACAACAGTGTCAACGGGCTTGGCAGGAAGAAGGAAAGTCGAGGTCGTTCCAGAAAGATTCCATCAG GGGTGAATTACCTTAATGGGACAGTGAAGCCATGCACAGTGCGGCTGCAGAAGATAATCA atggaccaAAGAATGAAGAACATACTGTGTTCGTTGAGGATGATGTCATTTGGACAAATACTATGGAG GGCAACATTAGGGGCATTTATGGCTGGGAGAGCAGCTTACGCCAGAAGCCACAGGCGAGAGCTGTATTTCAGGCTGGTGCTGGTGCCTGGGCCAAGCCACAGGTTCTTGACAACGACAGCAAAAATGACCAGGAGTCTGAGGCTGTGACG CCCCTGAAGAATGAGAATCAAACATCAACATCCAATGTGTCTACTCCGAGTCGCAGGGCAGCAAAGAAGGGCGTTGATTACCAG GATGGGAAGGGTTTCCCCACTGGAGAGCTGGTGTGGGGAAAGGTGAAGAGCTTCTCCTGGTGGCCTGGAGTGGTGGTGCTCTGGAAGTCCAACAAAACACCGCCTGTATCCATGCGCCGGGTAGAGTGGTTTGGAGACGGCATGTTTTCCGAG ATCTGTACAGAGAAGCTTCTGCGTTTTGGAGCTTTTGCAAAGGGCTTCTGCAAGaattcctatgctagcttgcccACCTACAAAGATGCCCTCTACCAGGTCCTTGAG TTGGCTGGTGAACGCTGTGAGAAGTCCTTTCTTGCAGCGGGGAATAAACAAGAGGAGCTTAAGTTGATGCTGGACTGGGCCCACAGTGGATTCCAGCCCACTGGACCAGATGGGTTCAACCCCCCAGCCCCTGCAG ATTTGAATGCAGAATCTTCAGACTCAGCTCTGTCAGACTACCAACCCCCAGCTAAGAAGAAGTATGTGAATAAGAAGAGACCATCCTCTGGGAATCAGgtctacagcagag GGGCAATGCTACAAGAGGTTATGAAAGGCAAGAAAATTGAAG AATTCTGTTTATCATGTGGAACCCCCCACATCCACACCTTCCACCCACTGTTTGAAGGGAGTCTCTGCCAGAAGTGTAAG GATAACTTTATTGAGACTTTGTACACATACGACAAAGATGGCTACCAGTCCTACTGCACTGTTTGTTGTGCTGGCCAAGAGGTCATTCTGTGTGGCAATGCCAGCTGTTGCAG gtgtttCTGTAAGGACTGCCTGAACTTTTTGGTTGGCGATGGAACCTTTAACCAACTGAAGGACGTGGACCCGTGGAGCTGCTTCATGTGCTTACCATCCCAGTGCAACGGATCACTCAAGCTACGGCCTGACTGGAGCGTGCGTGTTCAACAGTTCTTCGTCAACAACAGTGCCCTCAAATTTCAACCCCACAGgatatatccctccatccctacacaTCAACGCAGACCCATCCGGGTATTGTCTCTCTTTGATGGGATTGCCACAG GTTACCTGGTGCTCAAAGACCTGGGCTTCATCATAAAACGCTACATTGCCTCTGAGATCTGCGGGAACTCAATTGCTGTGGGTATGATCAAACACCAGGGCCAGATAGAACATATCAATGACGTACGCACCATCACCAGGAAACAT CTGGCTGAATGGGGTCCTTTTGACCTCCTGATTGGAGGAAGCCCCTGCAATGATCTGGCCTGCGTAAACCCTGCTCGGAAGGGCTTATTTG AGGGCACAGGTAGGCTGTTCTTTGAATATTACAGGATGCTGACCATGATGAGGCCAAGGGAAGATGATGATCGCCCATTCTTCTGGCTCTTTGAAAATGTGGTGGCCATGAGCGGTCATGACAAGGCTGACATCTGTCGCTTCCTTGAG TGCAATCCCATCCTGATCGATGCAGTAAAAGTGAGCCCAGCTCACAGAGCTCGCTACTTTTGGGGAAACCTCCCGGGCATGAACAg ACCTCTAGCTACCTCTCTGGATGACAAG TATAACAAAGTTCGTACCATCACCACCAAGTCCAACTCCATCAGACAGAGGAAGATGGGACCCCTACCCGTCAATTTTAATGGCAAGGAGGACTCCCTTTGGTGCACAGAGATGGAGAA GATCTTTGGCTTTCCCAAGCATTACACTGATGTCAACAATATGGGTCAGAGCCAGCGGCAAAAACTACTGGGCCGATCATGGAGTGTACCAGTTATCAGGCACCTCTTCGCTCCACTCAAGGACTACTTTGCCTGTGAGTAG
- the LOC124032127 gene encoding microtubule-associated protein RP/EB family member 1-like isoform X1 produces MAVNVYSTSVTGDNLSRHDMLSWINESVQMNYSKIEQLCSGAAYCQFMDMLFPGCIPLKKVKFQAKLETEFLHNFKLLQTSFKKIGVDKIIPVDKLIKGKFQDNFEFVQWFKKLFDANYDGKEYDPVSARQGQDTAPTPNPGQVAPKPRKPSTVQPHSSPPVIKPAARVAPMRSTTTVTKPPPKSAGSALRRPGAAGDMEREELSQEVSSLKAIVQDMEKERDFYFGKLRSIEVICQEVDGEADTTMQKIMDVLYATDEGFVIPDSDAEGEEPEEF; encoded by the exons ATGGCTGTGAACGTTTACTCTACATCTGTGACCGGCGACAACCTTAGTCGCCATGATATGCTTTCTTGGATCAACGAGTCTGTACAGATGAACTACTCCAAGATTGAGCAGTTGTGCTCAG GTGCTGCTTACTGTCAGTTCATGGACATGCTTTTCCCTGGATGCATACCATTGAAGAAGGTTAAATTCCAGGCCAAACTAGAGACTGAGTTCCTCCACAACTTCAAACTTCTACAGACCAGTTTTAAGAAGATTGGGGTTGACAAG ATCATTCCTGTTGATAAATTGATAAAAGGCAAGTTCCAGGACAACTTTGAGTTTGTGCAGTGGTTCAAGAAATTATTTGATGCCAACTACGATGGGAAGGAGTATGACCCGGTCAGTGCTCGCCAAGGCCAGGACACTGCTCCTACTCCCAACCCAGGACAGGTCGCACCCAAGCCCAGGAAACCCAGCACTG TACAGCCCCACAGCTCCCCACCTGTTATCAAACCAGCTGCGAGAGTCG CTCCCATGAGGTCTACAACAACAGTGACCAAACCCCCGCCCAAGTCAGCAGGGAGTGCCTTGCGTAGGCCCGGAGCAGcaggagatatggagagggaggagCTATCCCAAGAG GTCAGTTCCCTGAAAGCCATTGTCCaggacatggagaaagagagagacttttATTTTGGAAAGCTGAGGTCCATTGAGGTCATCTGCCAAGAAGTGGATGGAGAGGCAGATACAACTATGCAGAAGATTATGGATGTTCTATATGCCACTGAT GAGGGGTTTGTTATTCCTGATTCCGATGCTGAAGGAGAAGAACCAGAAGAGTTCTGA
- the LOC124032126 gene encoding DNA (cytosine-5)-methyltransferase 3A-like isoform X1, whose amino-acid sequence MATNVDLDQTPDATAEKCNSFELLDWLNKTLDIKFTRVEHISSGSCYCQLMDWIFPGCIDLSTVKFQAQDTSDFLHNYNILQAGFNKTGVTKTVPVEELINGKFQPNFIFLKWFKRFFQANLAGQVYNPVEARQGQDIQPAILRLHSPQTLHLKGHSSASHSPSQSGVLETDTEEEALGKYQRKSIIYEDIWRETYSWVGASTLGEIYAYCSLCDLNLNIYHSGLFDLKRHSQSKKHCKLSLAASDGTLTPEPGKSSQGSCSDLQPCSELVFRFIQANCVSGPSAAEDQVSNRYGRYVLGLQYPEDIVSACQKTPYCIYMYGGVVLGQTDTASVVLVGYFDVKEARHCIRLLDVLQPPDDDNAGEKTAAALVETLERFGLPAANLAALYSDGNGSASEPICSRLRELNTNMLVLSGLYGVADAACHAGVSELSTQAQELIVDIYSYYSSCSTKDDNLKELFSSISGTDGLTLPLTTCCLNFCMLVRKFLGMWTDLISHFSSCNEEDNIDNKAKLICTQLQDPKLRAIFMFLDQALEPLRVFQERLHHHEGSARADLVQILQDASGLLRSYASSFLCPQAVVLFLKERDAFLLKTTKFHLPGAELNVGGAVVEDFLCESSETGSEALQLLQEQALSFYTALTARVAEGLPLSDGVLRSMAQLLSPQGKLKVTGKAVGELGAKLGLCSSPEEISQLNKEFLEYQLADEGEGDEGENRCDGGVQNDSAAPSLEQHWSTVLKASGSTTIFRKLVLTLLAMPCPPLEAQKVFTQAVKNGDADQFADSVTESELDSIQKVDLTNDSTLSDNNSVNGLGRKKESRGRSRKIPSGVNYLNGTVKPCTVRLQKIINGPKNEEHTVFVEDDVIWTNTMEGNIRGIYGWESSLRQKPQARAVFQAGAGAWAKPQVLDNDSKNDQESEAVTPLKNENQTSTSNVSTPSRRAAKKGVDYQDGKGFPTGELVWGKVKSFSWWPGVVVLWKSNKTPPVSMRRVEWFGDGMFSEICTEKLLRFGAFAKGFCKNSYASLPTYKDALYQVLELAGERCEKSFLAAGNKQEELKLMLDWAHSGFQPTGPDGFNPPAPADLNAESSDSALSDYQPPAKKKYVNKKRPSSGNQVYSRGAMLQEVMKGKKIEEFCLSCGTPHIHTFHPLFEGSLCQKCKDNFIETLYTYDKDGYQSYCTVCCAGQEVILCGNASCCRCFCKDCLNFLVGDGTFNQLKDVDPWSCFMCLPSQCNGSLKLRPDWSVRVQQFFVNNSALKFQPHRIYPSIPTHQRRPIRVLSLFDGIATGYLVLKDLGFIIKRYIASEICGNSIAVGMIKHQGQIEHINDVRTITRKHLAEWGPFDLLIGGSPCNDLACVNPARKGLFEGTGRLFFEYYRMLTMMRPREDDDRPFFWLFENVVAMSGHDKADICRFLECNPILIDAVKVSPAHRARYFWGNLPGMNRPLATSLDDKVNLQDCPELGSTAKYNKVRTITTKSNSIRQRKMGPLPVNFNGKEDSLWCTEMEKIFGFPKHYTDVNNMGQSQRQKLLGRSWSVPVIRHLFAPLKDYFACE is encoded by the exons ATGGCGACAAATGTGGACCTGGACCAGACCCCAGATGCCACTGCAGAGAAATGCAACAGTTTTGAACTGCTGGACTGGCTCAATAAGACCCTGGACATCAAATTCACCCGGGTGGAGCACATAAGCTCAG GTTCCTGCTACTGCCAGCTGATGGACTGGATCTTCCCTGGATGCATCGACCTCAGCACAGTGAAGTTTCAGGCCCAGGACACGTCAGACTTCCTCCACAACTACAATATCCTCCAAGCTGGCTTCAACAAGACTGGTGTCACCAAG ACTGTTCCAGTTGAGGAGCTGATAAACGGAAAGTTCCAGCCCAACTTCATATTCCTGAAGTGGTTCAAGAGGTTTTTCCAGGCTAACCTGGCAGGGCAGGTGTATAACCCTGTAGAGGCTCGCCAAGGCCAGGACATCCAGCCTGCCATATTGCGCTTACATTCTCCTCAGACACTTCACCTCAAGGGCCACAGTTCTGCCAGCCACAGTCCCAGTCAATCAG GGGTGTTGGAAACCGACACAGAGGAAGAAGCTTTAGGGAAGTATCAAAGGAAAAGTATTATTTATGAGGATATATGGAGGGAGACTTACTCCTGGGTGGGGGCCAGCACTCTGGGAGAGATCTATGCCTACTGCAGTCTGTGCGATCTTAACCTCAACATCTATCACTCAGGTCTGTTTGACCTGAAGCGTCACTCACAGTCCAAGAAGCACTGCAAGCTTTCCCTGGCTGCCAGTGATGGCACCCTAACGCCAGAGCCAGGGAAAAGCAGTCAGGGCAGCTGCAGTGACCTTCAACCCTGTAGTGAGTTGGTCTTTCGCTTCATTCAAGCCAACTGTGTCTCTGGTCCCTCCGCGGCTGAGGACCAAGTGTCTAACAGATACGGCCGGTATGTCCTGGGACTACAGTACCCAGAGGACATAGTGTCTGCCTGCCAAAAGACTCCTTACTGCATATACATGTACGGAGGAGTGGTGCTAGGGCAGACTGACACGGCTTCTGTAGTTCTAGTGGGGTATTTTGATGTAAAGGAAGCCAGGCACTGCATCAGGCTGTTGGATGTTCTGCAGCCTCCAGATGATGACAATGCTGGAGAGAAAACAGCTGCAGCTCTGGTGGAGACCTTGGAGAGGTTTGGGCTTCCTGCAGCTAACCTCGCTGCTCTCTACTCAGATGGTAATGGTTCTGCCTCAGAGCCAATATGCTCACGACTCAGGGAACTCAACACCAACATGTTGGTGCTAAGTGGGCTTTATGGAGTGGCTGATGCAGCCTGCCATGCTGGGGTGTCGGAGCTCTCCACTCAGGCCCAGGAGCTTATTGTAGATATCTACTCCTACTACTCCTCCTGCTCCACCAAGGATGACAACCTGAAGGAACTGTTTTCCAGCATTAGCGGTACTGATGGCCTCACCCTTCCCCTCACCACCTGCTGCCTTAACTTCTGCATGTTAGTCAGGAAGTTTTTGGGAATGTGGACCGATCTCATCTCCCACTTCAGCTCCTGTAATGAAGAGGATAACATAGATAATAAGGCTAAGCTGATCTGCACACAGCTGCAGGACCCCAAACTCAGGGCTATCTTCATGTTTCTGGACCAGGCCCTAGAGCCCCTCCGTGTCTTCCAGGAGCGACTGCATCACCATGAGGGCTCAGCCCGGGCTGACTTGGTGCAGATCCTACAGGATGCCAGCGGCCTCCTGCGCTCCTATGCCTCCAGTTTCCTCTGTCCTCAAGCCGTCGTGCTCTTCCTCAAGGAACGTGACGCCTTTCTCCTCAAGACCACAAAGTTCCACCTGCCAGGGGCAGAGCTGAATGTGggtggggctgtagtggaggacTTCCTGTGTGAGTCATCAGAGACAGGAAGTGAAGCACTGCAGTTATTACAGGAACAGGCTCTGTCCTTCTACACAGCGCTCACAGCCCGCGTGGCGGAGGGGCTGCCTCTTAGTGACGGTGTGTTGAGGAGCATGGCCCAGCTACTGAGCCCTCAGGGCAAGCTGAAAGTGACAGGGAAGGCTGTGGGAGAGCTGGGGGCCAAACTGGGGCTCTGCAGCTCACCTGAGGAAATCAGCCAGCTGAACAAGGAGTTCCTGGAATACCAGCTGGcagatgagggagagggggatgagggagaaaACAGATGTGATGGAGGGGTCCAGAATGACTCTGCAGCACCTTCACTGGAGCAACATTGGAGCACTGTGCTGAAGGCTTCTGGGTCGACCACCATCTTCAGGAAACTTGTTTTGACCCTCTTAGCCATGCCCTGCCCCCCACTTGAAGCTCAGAAAGTCTTCACACAG GCTGTGAAGAATGGGGATGCTGACCAGTTCGctgacagtgtgacagagagtgAGCTGGACTCCATTCAGAAAGTAGACCTTACCAATGATAGCACTCTCTCAGACAACAACAGTGTCAACGGGCTTGGCAGGAAGAAGGAAAGTCGAGGTCGTTCCAGAAAGATTCCATCAG GGGTGAATTACCTTAATGGGACAGTGAAGCCATGCACAGTGCGGCTGCAGAAGATAATCA atggaccaAAGAATGAAGAACATACTGTGTTCGTTGAGGATGATGTCATTTGGACAAATACTATGGAG GGCAACATTAGGGGCATTTATGGCTGGGAGAGCAGCTTACGCCAGAAGCCACAGGCGAGAGCTGTATTTCAGGCTGGTGCTGGTGCCTGGGCCAAGCCACAGGTTCTTGACAACGACAGCAAAAATGACCAGGAGTCTGAGGCTGTGACG CCCCTGAAGAATGAGAATCAAACATCAACATCCAATGTGTCTACTCCGAGTCGCAGGGCAGCAAAGAAGGGCGTTGATTACCAG GATGGGAAGGGTTTCCCCACTGGAGAGCTGGTGTGGGGAAAGGTGAAGAGCTTCTCCTGGTGGCCTGGAGTGGTGGTGCTCTGGAAGTCCAACAAAACACCGCCTGTATCCATGCGCCGGGTAGAGTGGTTTGGAGACGGCATGTTTTCCGAG ATCTGTACAGAGAAGCTTCTGCGTTTTGGAGCTTTTGCAAAGGGCTTCTGCAAGaattcctatgctagcttgcccACCTACAAAGATGCCCTCTACCAGGTCCTTGAG TTGGCTGGTGAACGCTGTGAGAAGTCCTTTCTTGCAGCGGGGAATAAACAAGAGGAGCTTAAGTTGATGCTGGACTGGGCCCACAGTGGATTCCAGCCCACTGGACCAGATGGGTTCAACCCCCCAGCCCCTGCAG ATTTGAATGCAGAATCTTCAGACTCAGCTCTGTCAGACTACCAACCCCCAGCTAAGAAGAAGTATGTGAATAAGAAGAGACCATCCTCTGGGAATCAGgtctacagcagag GGGCAATGCTACAAGAGGTTATGAAAGGCAAGAAAATTGAAG AATTCTGTTTATCATGTGGAACCCCCCACATCCACACCTTCCACCCACTGTTTGAAGGGAGTCTCTGCCAGAAGTGTAAG GATAACTTTATTGAGACTTTGTACACATACGACAAAGATGGCTACCAGTCCTACTGCACTGTTTGTTGTGCTGGCCAAGAGGTCATTCTGTGTGGCAATGCCAGCTGTTGCAG gtgtttCTGTAAGGACTGCCTGAACTTTTTGGTTGGCGATGGAACCTTTAACCAACTGAAGGACGTGGACCCGTGGAGCTGCTTCATGTGCTTACCATCCCAGTGCAACGGATCACTCAAGCTACGGCCTGACTGGAGCGTGCGTGTTCAACAGTTCTTCGTCAACAACAGTGCCCTCAAATTTCAACCCCACAGgatatatccctccatccctacacaTCAACGCAGACCCATCCGGGTATTGTCTCTCTTTGATGGGATTGCCACAG GTTACCTGGTGCTCAAAGACCTGGGCTTCATCATAAAACGCTACATTGCCTCTGAGATCTGCGGGAACTCAATTGCTGTGGGTATGATCAAACACCAGGGCCAGATAGAACATATCAATGACGTACGCACCATCACCAGGAAACAT CTGGCTGAATGGGGTCCTTTTGACCTCCTGATTGGAGGAAGCCCCTGCAATGATCTGGCCTGCGTAAACCCTGCTCGGAAGGGCTTATTTG AGGGCACAGGTAGGCTGTTCTTTGAATATTACAGGATGCTGACCATGATGAGGCCAAGGGAAGATGATGATCGCCCATTCTTCTGGCTCTTTGAAAATGTGGTGGCCATGAGCGGTCATGACAAGGCTGACATCTGTCGCTTCCTTGAG TGCAATCCCATCCTGATCGATGCAGTAAAAGTGAGCCCAGCTCACAGAGCTCGCTACTTTTGGGGAAACCTCCCGGGCATGAACAg ACCTCTAGCTACCTCTCTGGATGACAAGGTGAACCTGCAGGATTGTCCGGAGCTTGGAAGCACGGCCAAA TATAACAAAGTTCGTACCATCACCACCAAGTCCAACTCCATCAGACAGAGGAAGATGGGACCCCTACCCGTCAATTTTAATGGCAAGGAGGACTCCCTTTGGTGCACAGAGATGGAGAA GATCTTTGGCTTTCCCAAGCATTACACTGATGTCAACAATATGGGTCAGAGCCAGCGGCAAAAACTACTGGGCCGATCATGGAGTGTACCAGTTATCAGGCACCTCTTCGCTCCACTCAAGGACTACTTTGCCTGTGAGTAG